CCGGGTAACAACGCAACGGACACGCTAAACGGCTACGATCCCAATAACCCTACCGTAGTCCTCGATGCGGAATACGTGGTGGACGATGTTTCATGGGAAGCCCTTCAGATGTTCGACTTCCGCTCATTTCCGCAACCGACAAGCGATGCGCTCACCATTCAGTGGAATGCCCAAAAAAGTGAAGATTTTGAGGTATTGCTGATCAGTAACTCCGGGCAGATCGCACTTAGCGAATCGTACCTAGGCGTCCCCGGTCAAAACAAACTGAAATTCGACGTTTCGGCGCTAGCGGCCGGAAACTATCAATTGGTACTCCGAGGTGAAAACGGCGAAAAGGTAACTTCGATCGTTATTGCAGACTAGACTGAGCTACCTGCTTTGCGTCGGTAGAAGCAAGTTCAACAACTCCGGGATATTCAATATTCCGGAGTTGTTTTTTTCGCTCATCCCGCACTTTCTCAAAGGCGGGGCGATTCTCATCTTTGATCGGCTCTGAGGGCGGGAGGTCTTCATTGAAGGCATTTACTTGAACTCCGTTCTTCCAAAAGCGATAACACACGTGCGGACCCGTCGCCAGTCCAGTGGACCCTACGTAACCAATGGTTTGCCCTTGTCGAACCCGCGTTCCGACCTTCACGTTCGAAGCGAACTTACTCATGTGCAAATACTGAGTCGTATAAGTACTGTTATGGCGGATCTTGACGTAATTCCCATTTCCTCGTGTATAAGCTCGGTGCGTGACCACACCGTCGGCCGTTGAATAGATCGGTGTGCCGTGCGGCGCAGCATAGTCGGTTCCTAAATGCGCTTTCCAGCGCTTTTGCACCGGGTGAAAACGGCGCTTGGTATATCGGCTGCTGATGCGGCTGTACTCCACCGGCGCCATCAAGAATACGCGGCGCAGGTTATCGCCACCGTCGTCGAAGTAATCGCCAAAGCCCTCTTCTTCCTCAAAGTAATAGGCCGGATACTCCTCGTCCATGTGAACGAATTCCACGGCCTTTACGCGACCCACACCGAGGAACTCACCATCGACGTATTTTTCTTCGTAGATCACCTTGAACTTATCGCCCTTTTGAATTCGGAAGAAGTCGATGGTCCAGGCATAAACAGTACTCAGTTCCATCACCAAGGCCGGACTCATATGGTTATCGACCATGGCATTCCAGAGCGAACTTTCGATCACCCCGGCAGCTCGTTTTTCGCGGATTTCGATCTCCTTTTGGCCGCGGTAC
This genomic interval from Flavobacteriales bacterium contains the following:
- a CDS encoding M23 family metallopeptidase; its protein translation is MVDNHMSPALVMELSTVYAWTIDFFRIQKGDKFKVIYEEKYVDGEFLGVGRVKAVEFVHMDEEYPAYYFEEEEGFGDYFDDGGDNLRRVFLMAPVEYSRISSRYTKRRFHPVQKRWKAHLGTDYAAPHGTPIYSTADGVVTHRAYTRGNGNYVKIRHNSTYTTQYLHMSKFASNVKVGTRVRQGQTIGYVGSTGLATGPHVCYRFWKNGVQVNAFNEDLPPSEPIKDENRPAFEKVRDERKKQLRNIEYPGVVELASTDAKQVAQSSLQ